In Leptospira bourretii, a genomic segment contains:
- a CDS encoding polymorphic toxin-type HINT domain-containing protein: MKEKYNEIKAEGEAFKNDAMAQGAGAVFGPSVAATVYKNKDIIKTGVALAATFASGGLAAGLVMGAMQAMEAYSSSGSITSALVAGAGGFVTGLMAGSGSALNVNLSYSESEGFGGSVGAYGQSVSYSQKDGFGASLNLNAKSTGELLKLAGSVVGSDYGGDLLVGAGNALTGVAEACGQICYDISVGVNYSKSGGFGVAAGYKNQYGLALGVGWSENDGFAGSAGIATKSGYAAGVSYNKSEGYGAYVTKNQFDANNARTGGYSLTFNERDGIGAQVSREFTNNPFNGNALGSAGSGTLSISQRGGVSLDYGNQAGQNYSLGYGIDGGFNISAGNSYFQSTYDSGNGFSMSQNTSSYTDGIALSQASNMSAMENISENVYGKAQEVDRTKKQWLESKNVKYTDEQWARLDEETKEKLIQQVQNDRNTHLTRTDMSDRFFGNITDFADQLGGKFGDHSGWMEKDAKGNAVFTARTCFVAGTKVHTKEGLKNIEDIRVGDLVLSKSDETGEVSYRKVVETFIRQTDAIYTVSFADGTTLETTWNHPFRVKKQGYALEKFSIENTTWVQAKDLHPGDVALGANGKELAITDITIDEREETVYNFEVEGYHTYFVGEVGVWVHNECNFVSPVASRSCGPEMCADSVKPSLSLISASVDATVGSGYMGEVGIYREITYNGKNSFGYFINRGPTAGLS, encoded by the coding sequence ATGAAGGAAAAATACAACGAGATCAAGGCAGAGGGAGAGGCGTTTAAGAATGACGCGATGGCACAAGGTGCTGGTGCAGTGTTTGGTCCATCTGTTGCCGCTACGGTTTATAAAAATAAAGACATCATTAAAACAGGTGTAGCTCTTGCGGCAACTTTTGCTTCAGGTGGATTGGCTGCGGGCCTCGTGATGGGTGCGATGCAAGCGATGGAAGCCTATAGTTCTTCGGGAAGTATTACATCTGCCCTTGTCGCAGGTGCTGGTGGGTTTGTTACGGGTTTAATGGCTGGAAGCGGTTCTGCCTTAAACGTAAATCTTAGTTATTCAGAGTCTGAAGGATTTGGTGGAAGTGTCGGTGCCTATGGTCAGTCAGTCAGTTATTCACAAAAGGATGGGTTTGGAGCAAGTCTGAATCTCAATGCAAAATCTACCGGGGAATTACTGAAACTTGCAGGTTCTGTCGTTGGAAGCGATTACGGCGGAGATCTGCTGGTAGGCGCTGGAAATGCTTTAACCGGTGTTGCTGAAGCCTGCGGTCAGATATGTTATGATATTTCCGTTGGTGTAAATTATAGTAAATCTGGTGGTTTTGGTGTGGCTGCGGGCTACAAAAATCAATATGGTCTGGCCCTAGGCGTTGGTTGGTCAGAGAATGATGGATTTGCAGGAAGTGCGGGCATTGCAACCAAAAGTGGGTATGCTGCCGGAGTAAGTTATAATAAATCGGAAGGGTATGGTGCGTATGTCACCAAAAATCAATTTGATGCCAACAATGCAAGGACTGGAGGATATTCTTTAACGTTCAATGAACGAGATGGCATTGGAGCACAAGTAAGTAGAGAATTCACGAACAACCCATTTAATGGGAATGCACTTGGTAGTGCGGGATCGGGAACACTATCCATCTCGCAACGCGGAGGTGTTTCCCTAGATTACGGTAACCAAGCGGGTCAAAACTATAGCTTAGGATACGGTATTGACGGAGGGTTTAACATCAGTGCTGGAAATTCCTACTTCCAAAGCACGTATGATAGCGGAAATGGTTTCTCCATGAGCCAAAACACATCAAGTTATACTGATGGCATAGCTCTTAGCCAGGCATCTAACATGAGTGCTATGGAAAACATTTCTGAAAATGTTTACGGTAAAGCGCAAGAAGTCGACCGTACGAAGAAACAGTGGTTAGAATCTAAAAATGTAAAATATACGGACGAACAGTGGGCCAGGTTAGATGAAGAAACAAAAGAAAAACTCATACAACAGGTTCAAAATGATAGAAATACACACCTTACCCGAACTGATATGTCAGATCGATTTTTTGGTAACATTACCGATTTTGCAGACCAACTTGGAGGCAAATTCGGCGACCATTCTGGTTGGATGGAAAAAGACGCTAAAGGTAATGCAGTCTTTACGGCAAGAACTTGCTTCGTCGCTGGAACGAAAGTTCATACCAAAGAGGGCTTAAAGAACATTGAAGACATCCGAGTTGGAGATTTAGTTCTTTCCAAATCCGATGAAACAGGAGAAGTCTCTTACCGCAAGGTAGTTGAGACCTTTATCCGCCAAACAGATGCTATCTACACTGTTTCCTTTGCTGATGGAACAACTCTAGAAACCACTTGGAACCACCCGTTCCGTGTGAAAAAACAAGGTTATGCCTTAGAGAAGTTCTCTATAGAAAACACAACTTGGGTGCAGGCAAAAGATTTACATCCTGGGGATGTGGCTCTTGGGGCGAATGGAAAGGAACTTGCCATTACCGACATCACCATTGATGAGCGGGAAGAGACAGTTTATAACTTTGAGGTGGAAGGGTATCATACCTACTTTGTGGGGGAAGTTGGGGTTTGGGTGCATAATGAGTGTAACTTTGTTTCGCCAGTGGCTTCTCGAAGTTGTGGACCTGAAATGTGTGCAGATTCAGTCAAGCCTTCACTTTCACTTATTTCTGCTTCAGTCGATGCAACTGTTGGCTCAGGT
- a CDS encoding DUF433 domain-containing protein, whose translation MHSGLINRITINPDICHGKPSIRNQRYTVELVLDLLSSGMTQAEIINDYPNIEREDILACLEFASQLIKVKSIYKASA comes from the coding sequence ATGCACTCTGGTTTGATAAATCGCATTACTATAAATCCCGATATCTGTCACGGAAAACCTAGTATTAGAAACCAGAGGTATACAGTTGAGTTGGTTTTAGATCTATTATCTTCCGGAATGACTCAGGCTGAAATTATCAATGACTACCCAAATATCGAAAGAGAGGACATTCTTGCCTGTTTAGAATTTGCATCTCAACTTATAAAAGTGAAGTCAATCTATAAAGCATCTGCATGA
- a CDS encoding DUF5615 family PIN-like protein codes for MKFFIDAQLPRSLVELFKKKKIEALHVEDLPNGNKTSDSEIVKYCDSNQYILITKDFDFLDSFLLRKNPTKLLIITTGNIKNRELLMLFDQFLSIIVEEFNHENWIEISNEGLIIHSDK; via the coding sequence ATGAAGTTTTTCATAGATGCTCAACTACCAAGATCTCTAGTTGAACTTTTTAAAAAGAAAAAAATTGAGGCTCTCCATGTTGAGGATCTTCCTAATGGAAACAAGACTAGCGATTCCGAAATTGTTAAATATTGTGACTCGAATCAATATATTCTCATTACGAAAGATTTTGATTTTTTAGATTCGTTTCTATTAAGAAAAAATCCGACGAAATTACTAATTATCACTACCGGTAACATCAAAAATAGAGAACTACTAATGTTATTTGATCAATTCCTTTCAATCATCGTTGAAGAGTTTAATCACGAAAATTGGATAGAAATTTCAAATGAAGGTTTGATCATACACTCAGATAAGTAA